The genomic interval TTGCAGTTAAAATTTTTGCGCAAAATTGTGACCCTGTAGCTGAGGCCGAGCATTTTATATCTCCTGAAAAAGGAGTGGAAAACATTGATGACGCCCTAGCCGGAGCGCGTGACATTATAGCAGAAAAGATCTCTGAAAATATGGGTCTGCGCCAAGCTGTGCGTTCACTATTTGAGAGCAAAGCAAAGATTGAATCACGCGCCACCAAGATTGCTCTTGCGGCTGATTCTGAAGACAAAGCATCCAAATTTAGAGACTGGTTTAACTGGACCGAGCCTGCTCGTAAGGCAGCCGGACACCGCATCCTTGCTATGTTTCGCGGTGAAAGAGACAAATTTTTAAAAGTATCCATTCGTCCCCCCGAAGAAGAAGGATTTGACGTTCTTAGTAGCCGCGTTGTGAAGTCTACATCAGCTGCATCAAAACAGGTAGAGAAGGCAGGAATTGACAGCTACAAACGTCTCCTTGCCCCGCAAATGGAAACAGAACTACGCTCCAAGCTCATCGAAAAAGCTGACGACGAAGCTATCAAAGTTTTTGCATCAAATCTCAGAGAAATACTCATCGCTCCGCCGCTTGGCAGTAAGAATATTCTTGCTCTGGACCCCGGCTTTAGAACAGGCGCAAAGCTTGTCTGCTTAGACGCACAAGGTAGCCTTAAACATAACGACACGATCTACCCCGTTACTTCCGGTGGTAAAAAGAAGGAAGCGGCAGATAAAGTGGTCGCTCTCGTAAAAAAATACTCCATCGAAGCAATTGCCATCGGCAACGGTACTGCCGGACGCGAAACCGAGCAGTTCATTAAAGAACTGGACCTACCAGATTCACTGCCAATCATAATGGTCAACGAATCAGGAGCTTCCGTATATTCAGCATCCGCCATCGCGCGAGAAGAATTTCCAGATTATGACATCACAGTGCGCGGCGCAGTTTCCATCGGGCGCAGGCTCATGGACCCGCTGGCTGAGCTTGTTAAAATCGACGCAAAATCTATTGGAGTGGGACAGTATCAACATGATGTTGATCAAAAAAAACTTGCCGAAAGCTTAACCAGAGTAGTCGAATCTTCCGTTAATATGGTCGGCGTAGAGCTAAATACTGCAAGCGCCAAACTTCTTGAGTCAGTCTCAGGACTAGGCTCAACAACCGCCACCAATATTATCAATTGGAGAAACGAGAACGGTCCGTTTGCATCACGCAAAGCACTGCTAAAAGTGCCACGCCTCGGACCTAAAGCTTTTGAGCAGTGTGCGGGCTTCCTACGCATCAGAAACGGCGAAAATCCTCTGGATGAGACGGCTGTTCATCCTGAAAGATATAAAACTGTCGCGCTCATGGCTAAAGACCTGAAAACCACAGTTGCAGAGCTGATCAAATCGCCCGAACTAAGACAGCAAATTGATCTCAAGAAATACATTTCAGAGGATTTGGGACTACCTACACTCGAAGATATTATGAAGGAACTCGAAAAGCCGGGCCGTGATCCGCGCAAAGAGTTTGAAATGGTAAGCTTTGACGAGTCAGTCACAGAAGTAAAAGATCTTAAAGAAGGCATGCTACTGAATGGAATTGTGACGAATGTAACCAACTTCGGAGCATTTGTTGACGTGGGAGTTCATCAGGATGGACTGGTACATATCAGTAGACTGGCTGATAATTTTGTGAAAAACCCATCCGACTTTGTTCACCCCGGGCAGGCTGTAAAAGTGAAAGTTATGGAAGTTGATATTAAACGCAAAAGAATTGCTCTTTCTATGAAAGAATCAGATAGATAACATATAATTTCATAGCTAGACCCAACTCCTTAGCGGTGGTATAGAGCGAATAACCATTAATTTACAGTACGGTTTTAGCTAGGGGCTGCGCATGAAATTTCTGATTGCTGACGATAATCATCTACACTGTGAAATCATCAAAAATATAATAGAAAGCCACGGGCAGTGCCAGACTGTCCGTGACGGAGATGAAGCGGTTAAAGCTTTCACTGCTTCTCTTAAAAACAACGAATATTTCGACGCTATTTTCATTAAATCGAAAGTAGACGCACAAGACGGCCCACACGCTTTGCGGCAAATACGCGAAATTGAGCAGAAATTAGGATTTGGACTCAGTGAAGAAATCCCGATAATCATGACAGTGGAGGATGAAGAGGAACAGATATCTGAAGCATACTTTCGCGGTAACGGCACAAGTTTTATAATTAAGCCTCTTACCAAACAAAAGGTGCTGGAAGAAATGACTCTTTTCGGATTGCTTAAATAACAGCAAGCAATCTAAAGTACTGAAAATAAGAACTAATTTCAAATATATAAACATACAAACCAAAACTCTGACGACAAAAAAATCACATACCCGGCAGCATTAGATGACTCTTCTCGAGCTTTCTTTTTTGCCTTCTCTTTATGGTCCGAGGATGAACCCCATACCTGTAAGGACGCAACACACATTCTTTTTCATGACAATCACGGATAGCTTGTCTGTCACCAACGGTGCAGGCGAGGCAATGTCTTCGGATCGTACGCAAACACGCCCGTTCGGTTTCGTCCACCTTCGGCCCTCTAAGATCAAACAGAGCGCACTTCTCATCCTCACACTCTCTGACAAGCTGAGAACTGCCACCCATGCACCATAAACAATGTGCCCGAATGCTCTGCTGAGGATTTCTTTTGCGCTCGCTCAAGTCTGTCTCCGTAAATATCACTTCGATCATTACAAATTTAATAGGTATGGCTCTAACAAGGGGGGCGTGCGATCCGCTGCAAAAATTTTAAAGCGTGCCCCGAACCGGAACACGCTTTAAAATGATCTATTACTAAAAGCAAATACTATTTCTTCGGCTCTGGCTTCTTGAAGGTAATTGTCACTTCGCGCTTACCCCAATCTTTAGCTGCTTTGGTATCAAGTCCCATATAAATGTCGATTTTGTCGGTCCAGCGTTTATTCATTTTATCTTTAACAAGATATTCGCCATCAAGCCCTTCAATCTTAACGACAGCGTTATGCCCAAGCCCTTTTGGAATAAGGTCTCGTGATACTGCAATAGATTTCACACCGGGAACTAATTTGTCGCCCCAAGCGCCAAGAAATGGAGTAGAAGAAGTCTGATCTACGTGCGAAGTGTAAGCAGACGCGGCCACTTTCATAGTCACAGTATCATCAGCTTCATTGCAACCTGCGAACATAAACAAAGCCAGAACAATAAGTAAAAGAGGTTTCAACTTAGACATATACATCTCCCCGTCATTTTAAATGGTAAAAACTACAGCTTGCAGTCCGAAGGGGTGACATCAGATCTGAAAATTGACGCTTCTTTGTATATTGCCTGATCATGACAGGAATACTCAAGAGCTGTCACCCGCTTCAAAAAATTAAGATCATGTGAAACAACCAGCATAGCAACCTCAAGCTCACAGAGGATATCTGCAAGACGATCGCGCATAGACGGATCAAGATCATTCGTAGGCTCATCAAGCACCAGAGCTTCAGGCTGCATTGCAAGCACAGTGGCTAGCGACACAAGCTTTTTCTCCCCGCCGGACAAACGATATGCCACCCTTTCCTCATACCCCGAAAGACCGAGCAGGCAAAGAACATATTTTGCAATTTCACGAGCTTCGTCCGGACTTTTGCCCAAATTAAGGGGCCCGAAAGCCACATCTTCAATGACTGTAGGACAAAAGAGCTGATCATCGGCCTGCTGGAAAAGAAGCCCCACCCCCTTGCGGAGTTCTCTAAAATCTTTCTCGGTTTTCATTTCCCGATCTTTAAACAAAACCTGACCGGAAGTTGGCTTCAAAAGTCCCATAATAATATGGAGCATAGTGGTTTTACCGCTACCGTTA from Maridesulfovibrio frigidus DSM 17176 carries:
- a CDS encoding Tex family protein, encoding MNHDNISRISADLNLSSKNVQATVALLEEGATIPFISRYRKEATGSMDEVAVEAVSDLLGKLIDLDKRRETILGSIEEQGKLDDELRSKINKARNMRQLEDLYLPYKPKRKTKGQAAVEKGLEQLAVKIFAQNCDPVAEAEHFISPEKGVENIDDALAGARDIIAEKISENMGLRQAVRSLFESKAKIESRATKIALAADSEDKASKFRDWFNWTEPARKAAGHRILAMFRGERDKFLKVSIRPPEEEGFDVLSSRVVKSTSAASKQVEKAGIDSYKRLLAPQMETELRSKLIEKADDEAIKVFASNLREILIAPPLGSKNILALDPGFRTGAKLVCLDAQGSLKHNDTIYPVTSGGKKKEAADKVVALVKKYSIEAIAIGNGTAGRETEQFIKELDLPDSLPIIMVNESGASVYSASAIAREEFPDYDITVRGAVSIGRRLMDPLAELVKIDAKSIGVGQYQHDVDQKKLAESLTRVVESSVNMVGVELNTASAKLLESVSGLGSTTATNIINWRNENGPFASRKALLKVPRLGPKAFEQCAGFLRIRNGENPLDETAVHPERYKTVALMAKDLKTTVAELIKSPELRQQIDLKKYISEDLGLPTLEDIMKELEKPGRDPRKEFEMVSFDESVTEVKDLKEGMLLNGIVTNVTNFGAFVDVGVHQDGLVHISRLADNFVKNPSDFVHPGQAVKVKVMEVDIKRKRIALSMKESDR
- a CDS encoding response regulator; protein product: MKFLIADDNHLHCEIIKNIIESHGQCQTVRDGDEAVKAFTASLKNNEYFDAIFIKSKVDAQDGPHALRQIREIEQKLGFGLSEEIPIIMTVEDEEEQISEAYFRGNGTSFIIKPLTKQKVLEEMTLFGLLK
- a CDS encoding 3D domain-containing protein: MSKLKPLLLIVLALFMFAGCNEADDTVTMKVAASAYTSHVDQTSSTPFLGAWGDKLVPGVKSIAVSRDLIPKGLGHNAVVKIEGLDGEYLVKDKMNKRWTDKIDIYMGLDTKAAKDWGKREVTITFKKPEPKK
- a CDS encoding energy-coupling factor ABC transporter ATP-binding protein — its product is MSFPIFSLRDINFVYPGGNEVLKGVDFELKAGEKVALTGHNGSGKTTMLHIIMGLLKPTSGQVLFKDREMKTEKDFRELRKGVGLLFQQADDQLFCPTVIEDVAFGPLNLGKSPDEAREIAKYVLCLLGLSGYEERVAYRLSGGEKKLVSLATVLAMQPEALVLDEPTNDLDPSMRDRLADILCELEVAMLVVSHDLNFLKRVTALEYSCHDQAIYKEASIFRSDVTPSDCKL